A region of Paramormyrops kingsleyae isolate MSU_618 chromosome 17, PKINGS_0.4, whole genome shotgun sequence DNA encodes the following proteins:
- the tubd1 gene encoding tubulin delta chain isoform X2, which produces MLVHENDTVHKICAQLMNIKHISFSDINKIIAHQLGSVLQPADVGGTQSDYSRNPVGDLMSSLACHAEYKLLSMSAIPHMSSSSLAYSSFTWPGLLKHLRQMLIANARMEEGIDWQVCVPPVRQGAERTREIKQLQFNTSLANLLILRGKDVSCADSGAFLHPGLYSSWLPPEAAFRTWSSLMPFNGYEKSATLISNSQSLLQPLNKMVGKAWNMFASRAYIHQYTRFGISEEDFLDSFTALEQVISSYTCL; this is translated from the exons ATGTTGGTCCACGAGAATGACACAGTGCACAAGATCTGTGCTCAGCTCATGAACATTAAGCACATTTCCTTCAGCGATATCAACAAGATCATTGCTCACCAACTGGGTAGTGTGCTTCAGCCGGCAGATGTGGGAGGAACACAGAGTGATTACAGCCGAAACCCAGTGG GTGATCTCATGAGCAGCCTGGCGTGTCATGCTGAGTACAAACTTCTCAGCATGAGTGCCATCCCCCACATGTCCAGCTCCTCCTTGGCCTACAGCTCCTTCACCTGGCCTGGCCTGCTCAAGCACCTGCGGCAGATGCTCATTGCTAACGCCAGAATGGAGGAAG GAATTGATTGGCAGGTGTGTGTTCCCCCTGTGAGACAGGGAGCAGAACGAACAAGAGAAATCAAGCAACTGCAATTTAACACTTCTCTTGCTAATCTGCTGATATTGCGAGGGAAGGATGTCTCCTGTGCTGACTCAG GGGCCTTTCTGCACCCCGGCCTGTATTCCTCCTGGCTACCACCAGAGGCTGCTTTTAGAACATGGAGTTCCCTCATGCCTTTTAATGGATATGAGAAATCTGCCACTCTGATCAGCAACAGTCAGTCTCTCCTGCAACCCTTGAACAAGATGGTGGGAAAAGCATGGAACATGTTTGCCTCCAG AGCCTATATTCATCAATACACTAGGTTTGGAATCTCAGAGGAGGACTTTCTGGACAGCTTCACAGCCCTGGAGCAGGTCATCTCTAGCTACACATGCCTGTAG